The following are from one region of the Nicotiana tabacum cultivar K326 chromosome 3, ASM71507v2, whole genome shotgun sequence genome:
- the LOC107816382 gene encoding membrane-anchored ubiquitin-fold protein 4 has translation MPEEDLIELKFRLYDGSDIGPFRYSPASTIAMLKERIVAEWPKDKKIAPKAANDVKLICAGKILENSRSVGQCKTPFGELPNGIITMHAVVQPSIAKAKSEKKIDETPKKSICSCSIL, from the exons ATGCCGGAGGAGGACTTGATAGAGCTCAAATTTCGGTTGTACGATGGATCAGATATTGGTCCTTTTCGCTACTCACCTGCTTCCACCATAGCTATGCTTAAAGAGAGAATTGTCGCCGAGTGGCccaaag ATAAAAAAATTGCACCCAAGGCGGCAAATGATGTAAAATTGATATGTGCTGGCAAAATCTTGGAAAACAGCAGGAGTGTTGGTCAATGCAAGACGCCTTTTGGCGAGCTACCAAATGGTATAATTACCATGCATGCTGTTGTACAACCATCTATAGCTAAAGCAAAATCAG AAAAGAAGATTGACGAGACCCCAAAGAAAAGCATCTGTTCGTGCTCCATATTGTGA
- the LOC107816381 gene encoding glutaredoxin-C5-like: MGGGDPLEEVQGMASRNAVVIFSNNTCCMCHAIKKLFCGMGVNPTVYELDENSSWEQALMSLLGSSSSLPVVFIGGKLVGAMDSVMAAHINGTLVPLLKEAGALWL; the protein is encoded by the coding sequence ATGGGTGGTGGTGACCCATTGGAAGAAGTACAGGGAATGGCATCAAGGAATGCAGTGGTGATATTCAGCAATAATACTTGTTGCATGTGTCACGCAATCAAGAAGCTTTTCTGTGGAATGGGTGTCAACCCAACAGTTTATGAATTAGATGAGAACTCCAGTTGGGAGCAGGCTttaatgagtcttttgggcagctCCTCTTCTTTGCCTGTTGTTTTCATAGGTGGGAAGTTGGTTGGAGCTATGGACAGTGTCATGGCAGCTCACATTAATGGCACATTAGTTCCACTTTTGAAAGAGGCTGGTGCTCTCTGGCTTTAA